The sequence GGCTCGCGGCTGACCGGCATTTTTCGACAGCAGATCATCAATGCCTTTCCCAGCCACCTGACCGACGCCTTTCTGCTGGCGACCCGCGTGCCCAACACCCTGCGCGAACTGCTGGCAGAGGGCGCACTCGTCAATGCCTTCATTCCGGTGTACAAGGGCCTGGATACAGACGGGCGGCGCACGCTGGCGCAGGCCTTCAGCGGCGTTCTGATCGCGGTCAATCTGCTGCTGATGGCGCTGGGTATTCTGGCCGCCCCCTGGATCGCTTCTCTGCTGGTGCCGCCGGGTAGCCCGGTCAATTTTGAACTGGTGGTGTACATGACGCGGCTGCTGGTGCCGTTCCTGATGCTCATCAGTCTGTCGGCCATCGCCATGGGCCTGCTGAACGCCGACGAACACTTCCGCGAGTCGAGTTTTGCTCCAGTGGCCTTCAATCTCGCCAGCATCGCGGTGCTGCTGGTCACACCCAAGAACGCCACCTGGCTGGCGCTGGGCTGGCTGATCGGCGGCTTCGCGCAGCTGCTGGTGCAGTTGCCGTCGCTGGCCCGCTTCGGGCTGCTGCCCACGCCCGCGCTGCTGGGGCATCCGGCCATGCGGCGGGTGCTGGTCAATATGGCGCCGTTCACGCTCACGGCGGGTGCACGCCAGATTCTGAATTTCTATGTGCAGCGCCTGCTGGCCGGGCCGCAGTATCCCAGCGGCACCGTCACCGGGTACAACAACGCCGAAACGCTGTTCACGCTCGCCAACGGCCTGTTTGTGGTCAGCCCGGCACTGGCGTACTTTCCGCGTTTCGCGCAGCAGGCCAGCGAGCGCGACTGGGCAGGCTTCCGCGCCCTGACCCTCACGGCGCTGCGACTGGTCACGTTTCTGGCTGCCCCGACCAGTGCGCTGCTGGTGGCGCTGTCCGGGCAGGCGGTCAGCATCTTCAATCTCAGCCATCAGCTCGATCAGAGCAAGTTCCGCGCCGGAAGCGGCATTCTGGAGGGCTGGGCGCTGGCGCTGCTGCCGTGGGCCATCAACACCATCATGCTGCGAACCTTCTACGCCCGTCAGCGGGTGCGCGAGGCGGTCACGGTCAGCGCGGTGGGCTTCGTGGCCGAAGTGCTGGGATACCGGCTGCTCACGCCGATTTT is a genomic window of Deinococcus ruber containing:
- the murJ gene encoding murein biosynthesis integral membrane protein MurJ; translated protein: MTVTPPPAPPPTTLPPKKSAGRNIVVVMVGTLGSRLTGIFRQQIINAFPSHLTDAFLLATRVPNTLRELLAEGALVNAFIPVYKGLDTDGRRTLAQAFSGVLIAVNLLLMALGILAAPWIASLLVPPGSPVNFELVVYMTRLLVPFLMLISLSAIAMGLLNADEHFRESSFAPVAFNLASIAVLLVTPKNATWLALGWLIGGFAQLLVQLPSLARFGLLPTPALLGHPAMRRVLVNMAPFTLTAGARQILNFYVQRLLAGPQYPSGTVTGYNNAETLFTLANGLFVVSPALAYFPRFAQQASERDWAGFRALTLTALRLVTFLAAPTSALLVALSGQAVSIFNLSHQLDQSKFRAGSGILEGWALALLPWAINTIMLRTFYARQRVREAVTVSAVGFVAEVLGYRLLTPIFGYFGFGLSTTIVGILVGSTLILMYQRRLGFPLRPLLLHLLKIVPIAALAGLAAWGVSHVLPAPGSFLPGLLGLVVAGGVGGAVYLALALALRLPELQGLLKRVRR